The nucleotide window GGGTCGTCTGCGCGCTGCTTCGAGGGCGGGCAGACCGAGACGGTCAAGCGCGACCTCGACATCCACACGCTCGAGCCCTCGCTCACCTGGACCGCCACTCCCCGCTTGCTTTTGCAGCTCGGCGTCAGCTTGCAGCTGCTCGAGGGATTCCAATCGAACCCCTACCGCCAGGTCCTGGTGGGCAGTCAGGGGCGGACACCACAGGAGCGTGTGCCCGCGCAACGCCAGCGCTACGCGCTCTTCGGGCGGGCCCACTATGCGCTCCCCGCCTTGCGGGCCGCGGTTGCGTTGCACGGGCGTGCCTACCGCGATTCCTGGGACCTTTTGGCCGCCACGGCTGACCTCTGGATTCACAAGTACCTCATGGAAGGCTTGCTCTTGGGTCTGCATGGCCGCTACCACCGTCAGACGGGGGCGGTCTTCTACCGGAGTGCAGCCGACTACGAGCGCCTGGGCCCCGCGGGCTCGTATTGGACGGGCGACCGTGAGTTGTCTCCCTTTGGCACGCTCTCGAGTGGTCTCAAGCTGACGTACATACGTTCCCGCCAACAGCGGCCCGAGGCTTGGCTCGACACGCTCGAGGTCAGCATGAAGTTCGAAGGGATGTTCTATCAGCTCGAGGAAGGCGCCCCGAACCGAGACCGCACCAAAGCGCTGGTGGCACAGCTGGGCGTGCTCGCCCGGTTTTGAGCCCGCGCTCAGCCCCCGTCGCCCGCGCCCGCGTCCACCGCGAGGGCCGACAGGCCACCCTTCACGGTGCCGTTGCACGTGATTGGCAAGTTGCCGAGGGCCACGGAGGCGGTGCCCACCAGGTTCACGTTGCCCGTCGGAGGCGTGACCGTCAGCGTGCCGGCGTTCACGGCGAAGGTGCCGCTCGTGCCTTGAAACGTGAACGTGCAGCTCTGCCCAGGAACCGGGGATGCCACACCGTTCTTTACGTTCATCGCCACCAGGCAGCCAGAAAGCGCGGCGTCCGAGAACGACAACACCAAGTCAGAGCCACTGCCTTCCTTGATCGTGACGTTCCCGGATACGGTGGTTGCCGGAGGCGAGAAGCCC belongs to Myxococcales bacterium and includes:
- a CDS encoding DUF3570 domain-containing protein, producing MQLRLCPRVAACLALLGVSWLAAQPSASHADVQGASRLTLFREPASQSEGITVIHPQTDVSATLGGASLAAGYEVDIVSGATPRVFGGVDAVSAATRFSDLRQTVKSSLGWNVSDVGLLAGYSYGWESDYLSHTLQVAARGDFLEKNFTLGLAYTRNFDTVCDANNGLAQGVLALRALGSSARCFEGGQTETVKRDLDIHTLEPSLTWTATPRLLLQLGVSLQLLEGFQSNPYRQVLVGSQGRTPQERVPAQRQRYALFGRAHYALPALRAAVALHGRAYRDSWDLLAATADLWIHKYLMEGLLLGLHGRYHRQTGAVFYRSAADYERLGPAGSYWTGDRELSPFGTLSSGLKLTYIRSRQQRPEAWLDTLEVSMKFEGMFYQLEEGAPNRDRTKALVAQLGVLARF